The genomic segment TCGGCAAGCGTGCCGCCGAGTTGGCCGCGACCCCGCGGGTCCTCGAAGTGACGATGCCGCGCGAACTGCTGCGCCGCGTCTCCAATCTGCTTCGCTTGTTGCGACTTCCGGCACCCTACGATGCCGACACCCTACGCACGGCGTACGCGCCGCAAGCCACCATCACGCACCGGATCGACATCCGGCGGTTCGCCCGGGAAAAGCGGGATGCCTTTGCCGCCCATCGCTCGCAGATCGGCGGCGGACTCAACGCGTGTTTGTTCGGGTTGGTGATGCTATTGCCGCCGCAGGTCTTCGGATTGGTGTTCAGCCACGAATGGTTCGTTGATCCGGGCGCCCAACCGGGGACGGTGCGCCGCAATATCTTCGACCACTAGGACACCCGCACCGGCACAGCCGCTCTCACCAACGACGCCACCAGTAGCAGGGCAAGGATCAGCAGCGTTCCCACAGACCAGACGGTGGCCCGCCAGCCGCCCACGCCGTAGGCCAGGCCGCCCAAGCCGCCGGCCACCGATCCGCCCAGGTAGTAGCTGAACAGGTAGAGCGCGGAGGCCTCGGCGCGATCGCTGCGTGCCACGGCCCCCACCCAACCGCTGGCCACCGCGTGCGCGGCGAAGAAACCGCCGGTGAACACGCCGGTCCCGACGACGATCACCGGCAACGCGTCCGGCAGCGTCATCAGCAGCCCCGTCACGGTGATCGGCATCGCGCCACCCAGCACGAGCATGCGCCCCCGTCGGTCGGCGAGCCGTCCCGCCACGACCGACGTCCAGGTGCCCACCAGGTACAGCAGGAACAGCAGGCCCACCACCGACGGCTTCAACTCGAACGGCGCGGCGGCCAGCCGGTAGCCGAGGTAGTTGTATACGGTGACGAATCCGCCCATCAGCGTGAAAGCCAGGACAAAAAGCTTCAGCAACAACGGGTTTCGCAGATGCGTCAGCAAACGCTGGGTGGTCGCGCGGAGGCTCACCGGCTTCGGGGCGAAGAACTGAGACTTCGGCACCAGCAGGGCGAATACCACCGTCGCGGCCAACGTCGTCAACGAACACACCAACAGCGCGACCCGCCAGCTGCTGACCTCGAGCACCAGCGCCGGCACGATCCGTCCCGCGCAGCCACCGATCGTCGTCCCGGCGATGTAGCGCCCCATCGCCGATCCCAACGATGACGCGTGCACCTCCTCGGCCAGAAACGCCATCGCGACCGCAGGAATCCCGGCGAGCGCAACGCCCTGGGCCGCCCGCCCGACCAGCAGCACACCCAGCGTGGGGCTGAGCGGCAGCAGCAACCCGATCACGCTGGAGGCGACGCCCGAACTCAGCATCACGGTGATTCGCCCGTACCGCTCGGAGAGCACGCTGGCCGGGACGATGGACAAGGCCAGCATTCCGGTGGTGAGCGAGACCGTCAGCGCCGACGTGGCCGGGGAGATCCGGTAGTACACGGACAACGCGGGAAGCAACGCCTGCGTGCAGTACATGGCGGCGAAACTGGCCAGACCGGCGCCCACCAGCGCCGCGGTGATACGCCGGTATCCGCGGCTGCCGGCTTGGTGCGCGCTGGGAGTTGGGAGTTGGAGCATAGCCATGATGGTCCGCGCCGCCCGGGCCAATCGGAAATGAATTATTTCGGACATTATGATGCAATAGCAACATAAGCAGAGGTGGCAGGCATGGCCGATGGGGACTACGAGTGGTTCCTCACACTCGCCGAGCTGCAGCACGTCACGGCGGCGGCCCAACAACTGCACATCGCGCAGCCGACGCTCACGCGGATGCTGGCGCGCCTGGAACGGCGGCTCGGGGTGCGGCTATTCGATCGCCACGGCCGCCGACTCTCGCTGAGCACCTACGGCCGGATCTTCTACGAGCACGCGCGCCGGGCGCAGTTGGAGCTCGATTCGGCCCGACGCGAAATCGCGGATCTGAGCAACCCCGCGGCCGGTGAGATCCGGCTGGGCTTCTTGAGGTCGTTCGGATCCATCGTCGTGCCCCGTTTGATCGCGGCGTTCACGCAGACGTCGCCGCGTGTGACCTTCACGCTCGAGGAGGGGGCTGCCGAGCTGATCAACGACCGCGTCCTGGCCGGGATGATCGACGTCGGAGTGGTGTCGCCGCGGCCGAAAACGGCAACCATCGCTTGGCGCAGCCTGTTTCGTCAGCGCCTCGGCGTCGCGGTGCCCCACGACCACCGGCTCACCGACGCGCCAACGGTGTCCATGGCGGACCTCGCCGACGAGCCCTTCGTCGCCATGCATCCCGGATACGGCATGCGACAACTACTCGACGAGCTTTGTGCCGCAGCACAATTCCAGCCGCGCATCGTCCTGGAATCGGCGAATCTGAGCACCACCGCGGGGCTGGTGGCCGCGGGCCTGGGCATCAGCCTGACGCCGATCGATGGCAGTGAGCGTGCGCCCGGCGTCAGCGTGCTGCGCCTGGTCGACGCCGACGCCTACCGCGACATCGGAATGATCTGGGATTCGGCTCGACCGTTGTCCCGCGCCGCCCGGGACTTCGTCGCTTCCGCCGCGACGTCCTAGCCGCCGGGCCGCCAGAGCTCGACCGTGCTGCGCGCGCCGCCGGGCAGCTCGAGTATCTCGATGGGCGTGTCATCGGGGTCGTAAACGAAAAACATTCGCACACCACCGATATCGACGATTGGCTCGGTGCGCACAGCCGGATGCTGATGCAGCACCGCCTGGTAGGTGTCGTCGAGATCGGCGACGCGAAACGAGATGTTGGTATAGCCACGGTGCGGGCCGGCCGGGCTGGCCGGTACATCGCCGAGAAACAGCAGCTCGACCATGGCTCCCCCGATCAATCCGCCAACCATTCGGCCTTTCTGAGCCGCGCCACCGGTTACGGCATCGAGTCCGCCGCCCTCGAGTTCGACATCGAAGACGACGTCGATGCCCAGCACGTCGGTGTAGAACGCCAGCGACCTATCCATGTCCGAGACGCCGATGCAGACATGGGAGAAGTTCTCGACGGCGATGGGTTTCGGCTCGGTCATGCGGACTCCTTCGGGTACTTGCGGCGGTGCACGAACTGGGCTGCACGGAACTCATCGCAATCTGCGCGGATCCTCGTCATCATGGGCAGGGTCGACAACCCCACACCCCAGCGCGTCGTCGTTGCTGATCGCGCGGTAGCCCTGAATCAGGTCCATCGGCGGCTGGTCGATTATGACGCGGCACTGACCCGTTGGCCCGCCGGTCCACGATCATGTCGCTTTTCCGCCAGTCTTGTCGGCCCTCGGGTGTAACTGTGGAAGCGTGCACGACGATTTCGAACGCTGTTACCGGGCGGTCCAGTCGAAGGACGCCCGGTTCGACGGCTGGTTCGTCACCGCGGTGCTTACCACCCGCATCTACTGCCGCCCCAGCTGCCCGGTGCGTCCGCCGTTCGCCCGCAACGTGCGTTTTTATCCGACCGCGGCGGCCGCGCAGCGGGCGGGTTTCCGCGCGTGCAAACGATGCCGTCCCGACGCCTCGCCGGGGTCGCCCGAATGGAACGTGCGCGGCGACATCGTGGCGCGGGCCATGCGGCTCATCGCCGACGGAACGGTGGACCGCGACGGGGTGGGCGGTCTGGCCGCACACCTCGGGTACACGACGCGGCAGCTAGAGCGGCTGTTGCAGGCCGAAGTCGGCGCCGGTCCCCTCGCACTGGCGCGCGCGCAACGAAGCCAGACCGCCCGGCTGCTGATCGAGACGACCGACCTACCGTTGGGCGACGTCGCGTTCGCCGCGGGATTTTCCAGCATCCGCCAGTTCAACGACACCGTGCGCCTGGTCTTCGAAAGCACGCCGACCGACTTGCGCAAGCGCGCGGCGGCCCGGTCCGGGTCCTTGAGAGCCGGAGTGACTTCGCCTGGGACCGTGTGCCTTCGGCTGCCGGTGCGCACACCCTTCGCCTACGAGGGCGTCTTCGGACATCTGGCCGCAGGCGCCGTTACCGGTTGCGAGGAAGTGCGCGACGGCGCCTACCGGCGCAGCCTTCGGCTTCCGGCCGGCAACGCGGTGGTCGCGCTGACGCCGGCCGTCGATCACGTCCGCTGCCTGCTCGTGCTCGACGACTTCCGCGATCTCACGACCGCGATCGCCCGCTGCCGGCGGCTGCTCGACCTCGACGCCGATCCGGAAGCGATCGTGGACACCCTGAGTCGCGACCCGCTGCTGGCTCCTGTCGTGGCCAAGGCGCCGGGACAACGCATTCCGCGCGCGGTCGACGAGGCCGAACTCGCGGTGCGCGCGGTGCTCGGTCAGCAGGTCTCCACGAAGGCCGCACGCACCCACGTCGGCCGATTGGTCAGGGCCTACGGGCCAGAAGTCCACGACCCCGAAGGCGCACTGACACATGCCTTCCCGTCGATCGAGCAGCTCGCCGAGATCGATCCCATCCATCTGGCGGTGCCCAAGTCGCGGCAACGGACGATGACTGCGCTGGTCGCCGGGCTGCTCGATGGCAGTGTGGTGCTGGACGCCGGAAGCGATTGGGACGGCGCGCGCAGTCAGCTGCTGGCCCTGCCGGGGGTGGGCCCCTGGACCGCCGAGGTGATAGCGATGCGTGGTCTTGGCGACCCGGACGCGTTTCCCGTCAGCGACCTTGGGCTCCAACTCGCCGCAAAGGAGCTGGGCCTGCCGACGAATCAACGCAAACTCATTGAGCACAGCGCACATTGGCGCCCCTGGCGTTCGTACGCCACCCAGCATTTGTGGACCACGCTCGAGCACCCGGTGAACCACTGGCCGCCACAGGAGGCCGCATGATCCAGTACCGCACCATCGACAGCCCCATCGGGCTGCTGACCCTGGCCGGCCGCGGCTCGGTGCTGACCAATCTGCGGATGGTCGACCAGACCTACGAACCGAGTCGCGCCGGCTGGTCGCCCGATCCGGGAGCGTTCGGCGCGGCCGTCGAACAATTAATGTCGTACTTCGCCGGCGACCTCACGACTTTCGACATTGAACTCGAGCTGCGGGGCACCGAATTTCAGCGACGCGTCTGGACAGCGCTGCTGACGATTCCATATGGAGAGACCCGATCTTATGGAGAAATCGCCGAACAGATCGGGGCCCCGGGCGCCGCACGTGCGGTCGGACTGGCCAACGGTCACAATCCGATCGCGATCGTCGTGCCCTGCCATCGCGTCATCGGCGCTAATGGCAGCCTCACCGGCTTCGGCGGCGGACTCGGCCGCAAGCGCACATTGCTCGAATTGGAAAATCAGCGATCGACTTTAACGCTATTCGACTAAAAGAGAATGCAAAAATGCCCCCTTTGCAGGGGGCATTTTTGTGTATGTTCGGCGGTGTCCTACTTTTCCACCCGATAGGGCAGTATCATTGGCGCTGACAGGCTTAGCTTCCGGGTTCGGAATGGGACCGGGCGTTTCCCTGTCGCTGTGGCCGCCGTAACTCTATTTATTTTTCATTCAAGTGTTCTGGTGGGGGGTGTGGTATTCGGCGCGACTAAAAGTCACGAAAGAATAGTGGTTGCGATTGTGTTGGTAAGTTTTCGGCCGGTTAGTGCCAGTTCCCTGCACTCATTGCTGAGCTTCTAGGTCTGGCCTATCAATCCCGTGGTCTGCGGGGGGCCTTATCCCTCTAAAAGGGTGAGAAACCTGATCTTGGAGAAGGTTTCCCGCTTAGATGCTTTCAGCGGTTATCCTGTCCGAACGTAGCTATCCAGCAGTGCCTCTGGTGAGACAACTGGTGCACTAGAGGTTCGTCCGTCCCGGTCCTCTCGTACTAGGGACAGGTTTCCTCAAGTTTCTGACGCGCGCGGCGGATAGAGACCGAACTGTCTCACGACGTTCTAAACCCAGCTCGCGTGCCGCTTTAATGGGCGAACAGCCCAACCCTTGGGACCTGCTCCAGCCCCAGGATGCGACGAGCCGACATCGAGGTGCCAAACCATCCCGTCGATATGGACTCTTGGGGAAGATCAGCCTGTTATCCCCGGGGTACCTTTTATCCGTTGAGCGACACCCCTTCCACTCGGGGGTGCCGGATCACTAGTCCCGACTTTCGTCCCTGCTTGACGTGTAGGTCTCGCAGTCAAGCTCCCTTGTGCACTTACACTCAACACCTGATTGCCGTCCAGGTTGAGGGAACCTTTGGGCGCCTCCGTTACATTTTAGGAGGCAACCGCCCCAGTTAAACTACCCGCCAGGCACTGTCCCTGAACCCGATTAGGGTTCGAAGTTAGGTGTCCAATACGGTCAGAGTGGTATTTCAACAACGACTCCGCTCTAACTGGCGTTAGAGTTTCACAGTCTCCCACCTATCCTACACAAACAGTACCGAACACCAATACCAAGTTGTAGTGAAGGTCCCGGGGTCTTTTCGTCCTGCCGCGCGTAACGAGCATCTTTACTCGTAGTGCAATTTCGCCGAGTCTATGGTTGAGACAGTTGGGAAGTCGTTACGCCATTCGTGCAGGTCGGAACTTACCCGACAAGGAATTTCGCTACCTTAGGATGGTTATAGTTACCACCGCCGTTTACTGGGGCTTAAATTCTCCGCTTCACCTTACGATTAACGGGTCCTCTTAACCTTCCAGCACCGGGCAGGCGTCAGTCCGTATACATCGTCTTGCGACTTCGCACGGACCTGTGTTTTTAGTAAACAGTCGCTTCCCACTGGTTTCTGCGGCCGGTTCCCGCTCCCAGCGCAAGGCTGTTCACGGTAAGCCGGCCCCCCTTCTCCCGAAGTTACGGGGGCATTTTGCCGAGTTCCTTAACCATAGTTATCTCGTACGCCTTGGTATTCTCTACCTGACCACCTGTGTTGGTTTGGGGTACGGGCCATGTATGCGCTCGCTAGAGGCTTTTCTTGGCAGCTGAGGATCACCGAATTCGCCTCAATCGGCTATGCATCACCTCTCAGGAATATGAACGACGGATTTGCCTATCGTTCTCCCTACAGGCTTGCCCCAGTATTACCACTGACTGGTACGGCTACCTTCCTGCGTCACCCCATTGCTTGACTACTACCCACCCGGGTCCCACGCAGCCGGCGGTCTTCGCACCCCGAAGGGATTGATAGACCACCATTTGGGTGGTTAGCAGAATGGATTCGTCAGGGACGCTCATACACGGGTACGGGAATATCAACCCGTTGTCCATCGACTACGCCTGTCGGCCTCGCCTTAGGTCCCGACTCACCCTGGGCGGACTGGCCTGGCCCAGGAACCCTTGGTCTTTCGGCGGGCAAGGTTCTCACTTGCCTAATCGCTACTCATGCCTGCATTCTCACTCCCCCAAACTCCACCATCGGTCACCCGACAGCTTCTCTGCATGGGGGACGCTCCCCTACCCAACCTTGCGGTTGCCGCGGCTTCGGCGGTGTGCTTGAGCCCCGCTACATTATCGGCGCACAATCACTTGACCAGTGAGCTATTACGCACTCTTTCAAGGGTGGCTGCTTCTAAGCCAACCTCCTGGTTGTCTCTGCGACTGCACATCCTTTTCCACTTAGCACACGCTTAGGGGCCTTAGCCGGCGATCTGGGCTGTTTCCCTCTCGACGTACGGAGCTTATCCCCCGCCGTCTCACTGCCACGCTATACACCACGGCATTCGGAGTTTGGCTGACGTCAGTAACCTAGTAGGGCCCATCGGCCATCCAGTAGCTCTACCTCCGTGGTGAAACACGTAACGCTGCACCTAAATGCATTTCGGGGAGAACCAGCTATCACGGAGTTTGATTGGCCTTTCACCCCTACCCACAGCTCATCCCCTCAGTCTTCAACCTAAGTGGGTTCGGGCCTCCACGCGGTCTTACCCGCGCTTCACCCTGGCCATGGGTAGATCACTCCGCTTCGGGTCCAGAACATGCCACTCAAGCGCCCTATTCAGACTCGCTTTCGCTGCGGCTACCCCACACGGGTTAACCTTGCGACATGTCCCTGACTCGCAGGCTCATTCTTCAAAAGGCACGCCATCACTCCACAAGGAAGCTCTGACGGATTGTAGGCACACGGTTTCAGGTACTATTTCACTCCCCTCCCGGGGTACTTTTCACCATTCCCTCACGGTACTAATCCGCTATCGGTCATCGAGAAGTATTTAGGCTTACCGAGTGGTCTCGGCAGATTCACAGCAGATTTCACGGGCCCGCTGCTACTCGGGAGTTGATACAAGGCAGGTGCCGGGTTTTCGCGTACCGGGCTCTCACCGTCTGCGGCGGACCATCCCAGGCCACTTCCGCTAACCACGACACTTTCTGACTGCCTCCCAGCTAGGTAGAGCTGAGAAATATCAATCCCACAACCCCGCACACACAACCCCTACCCGGTTACACATGCATGCGGTTTAGCCTGTTCCGCTTTCGCTCGCCACTACTCGCGGAATCACTTTTGTTTTCTTTTCCTACGGGTACTGAGATGTTTCACTTCCCCGCGTTACCTCCCGCACCCTATATATTCAGATACGGGTAACACGACATAACTCGTGCTGGGTTTCCCCATTCGGAAATCCTCGGATCAACGCTCGGTTGACAGCTCCCCGAGGCATATCGCAGCCTCCCACGTCCTTCGTCGGCTCTCGATGCCAAGGCATCCACCATGTGCCCTTAAACACTTACGAACACAAAAACCAAAAGAAAAATTACACATTTTTGACGAACACGCAGCCCGAGGGCGTCGCATCCGTCTAGATGCTCGCAACCACTATTCAATGCTCAAACACCACACCCCACCACCAAGATGGAGGGACACCACGTCGACCAAAGTCGGCCGAGTGTTGTCTCAGGGCCCAATAGTGTGTCTGGCGATTGCCTGTTGTTGTGCACCCGGCCCTCGTCCACTACAGACGAGAACCCCTCACGGCTCACACTCCACCAATTGGAGTGTTTCTCGTGGTGCTCCTTAGAAAGGAGGTGATCCAGCCGCACCTTCCGGTACGGCTACCTTGTTACGACTTCGTCCCAATCGCCGATCCCACCTTCGACAGCTCCCTCCAAAAGGTTAGGCCACTGGCTTCGGGTGTTACCGACTTTCATGACGTGACGGGCGGTGTGTACAAGGCCCGGGAACGTATTCACCGCAGCGTTGCTGATCTGCGATTACTAGCGACTCCGACTTCACGGGGTCGAGTTGCAGACCCCGATCCGAACTGAGACCGGCTTTAAAAGGATTCGCTTAACCTTACGGCATCGCAGCCCTTTGTACCGGCCATTGTAGCATGTGTGAAGCCCTGGACATAAGGGGCATGATGACTTGACGTCATCCCCACCTTCCTCCGAGTTGACCCCGGCAGTCTCTCACGAGTCCCCGGCATTACCCGCTGGCAACATGAGACAAGGGTTGCGCTCGTTGCGGGACTTAACCCAACATCTCACGACACGAGCTGACGACAGCCATGCACCACCTGCACACAGGCCACAAGGGAACCGACATCTCTGCCGGCGTCCTGTGCATGTCAAACCCAGGTAAGGTTCTTCGCGTTGCATCGAATTAATCCACATGCTCCGCCGCTTGTGCGGGCCCCCGTCAATTCCTTTGAGTTTTAGCCTTGCGGCCGTACTCCCCAGGCGGGGTACTTAATGCGTTAGCTACGGCACGGATTCCAAGGAAGGAAACCCACACCTAGTACCCACCGTTTACGGCGTGGACTACCAGGGTATCTAATCCTGTTCGCTCCCCACGCTTTCGCTCCTCAGCGTCAGTTACTGCCCAGAGACCCGCCTTCGCCACCGGTGTTCCTCCTGATATCTGCGCATTCCACCGCTACACCAGGAATTCCAGTCTCCCCTGCAGTACTCCAGTCTGCCCGTATCGCCCGCACGCCGAGGGTTAAGCCCCCGGTTTTCACGAACAACGCGACAAACCACCTACGAGCTCTTTACGCCCAGTAATTCCGGACAACGCTCGCACCCTACGTATTACCGCGGCTGCTGGCACGTAGTTGGCCGGTGCTTCTTCTGCAGGTACCGTCACTTGCGCTTCGTCCCTGCTGAAAGAGGTTTACAACCCGAAGGCCGTCATCCCCCACGCGGCGTCGCTGCATCAGGCTTGCGCCCATTGTGCAATATTCCCCACTGCTGCCTCCCGTAGGAGTCTGGGCCGTATCTCAGTCCCAGTGTGGCCGGACACCCTCTCAGGCCGGCTACCCGTCGTCGCCTTGGTAGGCCGTCACCCCACCAACAAGCTGATAGGCCGCGGGCCCATCCCACACCGCAAAAGCTTTCCACCAAAAGGCATGCGCCAAAAGGTCCTATCCGGTATTAGACCCAGTTTCCCAGGCTTATCCCGAAGTGCAGGGCAGATTACCCACGTGTTACTCACCCGTTCGCCACTCGAGTACCTCCGAAGAGGCCTTTCCGTTCGACTTGCATGTGTTAAGCACGCCGCCAGCGTTCGTCCTGAGCCAGGATCAAACTCTCCAAACAAAAACTCCTCGATAGACGAGGTGTATTTCGAATCAGAGAAAATCTGACCTAACAAAAAGACACCATACTTACTGGCATCAAAAAACGACCATACCCACACACGGGGAGTGTTAAAAGTATGGTCAAAAAAACAACAACAAACAAAAACACCAAACACACTATTGAGTTCTCAAACAACACTCTTGCTTATTTCGCCCGCTTCGGGGCAACCCTGCCAGCTTAATACAGATCCGGCAGAGGCGTCAACCCCCAAATTTCTTGCGATCGTGGTGATCGCTGCGAGGGCAGCCGTGCCAGGTTAGTACCAATCCGGCGAGGGAGTCAAGCCCCGGTCTCGGTCTCCTTCGGGGGTGACCGCGCCTGTGGGGCACTGACTTTGGTTACTGTACCCGCTCGATCTCCGCTCCCAAAATCGCCAGGTTTTCGACGAACAGTGGGTAGCCGCGATCGATGTGAAAGACGTCGTGGACCTCGGTGTCGCCGTCGGCGACAAGCCCGGCTAGCACCAGGCCGGCGCCGGCCCGAATATCCGAACACCAGACCGGTGCGCTGGAAAGTTGCGGCAGGCCCCGCACCACGGCGTGGTGGCCGTCGGTGCGCGCGTCGGCGCCCAGCCGGATCATTTCTTCGACGAATCGAAAGCGCGCCTCGAAGACGTTTTCCGTGATCATCGAGGTGCCGTCGGCGATCGATGCCAGCGCAATCGCCATCGGTTGCAGGTCCGTCGGAAAACCGGGAAACGGCAACGTCGCAACGTTCATCGCCTTCGGACGCTCGTACTGCGTCACGCGAAAACTATTGTCTGTCTGGGTGACGGTGGCACCCGCGTCGTGCAATTTGTGCAGCACCACCTGAAGATGCGCCGGATCGATACCGCTGATCGAGATGTCGCCGCGAGTGATGGCAGCGGCGATCCCCCAGGTGGCCGCGACGATGCGGTCACCGATCACTCGGTGCTCGGTCGGGTACAGCCGCGGGACCCCGGTAATCGTCATGGTCGGCGAACCCGCGCCCACGATCTGCGCGCCCATCTGGTTGAGCATCGTGCACAGGTCGACGACGTCGGGTTCCCGCGCGGCATTGTGGATCGTGGTGACGCCCTCGGCGACCACGGCGGCCATCAGGATGTTCTCGGTGGCACCCACCGAGGGGAATTCCAATTGAATCTCCGCGCCGCGCAACGCATCTGCGTGAGCGACGACGCACCCGTGCTCGATGTTGCACGTCGCACCCAGTTGCCGCAGACCCGCCTGATGCATATCCAGCGGGCGCGAGCCGATCGCATCGCCACCGGGCAGCGCCACTTTGGCCCGCTTGCACCGGCCGACCAGCGGACCCAGCACGCACACCGAGGCGCGGAACTGCCGCACCGCGGCGAAGTCCGCGTCGTACTTGGGCTCGTCGGGTGAGGTGATGCGGGCGACGTCACCGTCGAGTTCGACGGTGGCGCCCAGGCCGCGCAGGACCTCGGCCATCAGCGGCACATCGAGAATGTCGGGGCAGTTGGTGATGGTGCTGGTGCCTTCGGCCAGCAGGGTCGCGGCCATCAGCTTGAGCACGCTGTTCTTGGCGCCCCCTACTGCGACTTCGCCGGACAACCGGTTGCCGCCGGTTACCACGAATCGCTCAGCCACCCGCGTCAGTCTAGTGAAGCGGTATCGGCTTGTCAGTCGGCTAACTCACTTCGCCGAGTACGGTTTGTTCATGGCAGTCCATCTGACCCGCATCTATACCCGGACCGGCGACGACGGCACGACGGGATTGAGCGACTTCTCCCGCGTGTCGAAAAACGATCCCCGCCTGGTGGCATACGCGGACTGCGACGAGGCCAACAGCGCGATCGGCGCCGCCATCGCGCTGGGTCGGCCCGACGCCGAACTCGCGGACGTGCTGACCCAGATCCAAAACGATTTGTTCGACGCAGGCGCCGATCTGTCCACTCCGGTGGTGGAGAACCCGAAATATCCTCCGTTGCGCGTCGCCCAGTCCTACATCGACCGGCTCGAAGAATGGTGTGACAAATACAACGAGCGGCTGCCGGCGCTGAATTCCTTTGTGCTGCCCGGCGGTTCGCCTTTGTCGGCGCTGTTGCACGTCGCCCGCACCGTGGTGCGGCGCGCCGAGCGATCCGCTTGGGCCGCAGTCGATTCGGCACCGAACGACGTCAACGTGCTGCCGGCGAAATACCTGAATCGGCTCTCGGACCTACTCTTCATCCTGTCGCGGGTAGCCAACGCCGGCGGCGAGGTGCTTTGGAAACCAGCAGGGAAGCCGGGCGGCGGCGCCTAAACCGGTTGAGCCACTTTTCATTAGATGCTGCGACGCCGTGCGCGCGGGGACGGACGGGACTCCAGCCACGACAAGAACGCGGTCAACGCGCCCTGATCGAGCGCGATTTCGTAACCCGACCGGCGTTCCTGCGTCGTATCGCGTAGTTCCAGCACCACGATCTTGTCGGTCATGATGTCGAACTCGTCGCCGCGCGGCGCGCGCCGAGCCACGATCTCGACGCCTCGCCGGCTCAGCCGGCGATCCGGCCAGAGCCGGACACTGGAGAGCCGGTAAAACGCGGCTTCACCTCCGCGATAACGGATTACGCCGTGCCGCCAGCCGTGACCCCCGACCGCCGGGATGTCGCGCATGATGCCGGCCGTTCCGCCCTGCCGGAGTTTCAGCAGCCGATAACTCAGCGCCAGTACCGCAGCTCCCAACACGACGACGAGCACGACCATGCCAACCATGGGCGCGCTCATCGCCTTGTCCTAACGGCTAGTCGATCGCGCCGACGGCGCGCAACCTCGCGCGGCCCCGGGCGGCAACACGAGGATCGTCGGACTCGGAGTCTTGCTTGGCGGAAGCCTCGTCGATCTCCGACTCGAATTCGGCGGATTCGGCGAGAATGGTCACGCTCTCCTCGGTCACCGACAAGAACCCGCCATCCACCGCGACCCGTAGATCGTCTTCGCCCTCGCGCTCGACGCGCACCATTGCGTCATCGACCAATTGGGCCACCAACGGGATATGGCGGGGCAGGATACCGATCTCGCCGGCGGTGGTTCGGGTGAATAGGAACGACGCCTCCCCCGACCAGATCTTGCGGTCGACGGCGACGATCTCAACGTTCAATTCAGCCACCTCACACCACCTTTCGACTCGGCCAGCTGCTAGAGCTTGGCACCGAGAGTCTCGGCCTTCTTCGCCAAGTCGTCCAGGCCTCCGATCAAGAAGAACGCCTGCTCGGGCACGTGGTCGAAATCGCCCTTGCTCAGCCGGTCGAACGCCTCGATGGTCTCCTTGACCGGGACCGTCGAACCCGGCTGGCCGGTGAACTGCTCGGCCGCCATCATGTTCTGCGACAGGAACCGCTCGATGCGCC from the Mycobacterium lentiflavum genome contains:
- a CDS encoding MFS transporter → MLQLPTPSAHQAGSRGYRRITAALVGAGLASFAAMYCTQALLPALSVYYRISPATSALTVSLTTGMLALSIVPASVLSERYGRITVMLSSGVASSVIGLLLPLSPTLGVLLVGRAAQGVALAGIPAVAMAFLAEEVHASSLGSAMGRYIAGTTIGGCAGRIVPALVLEVSSWRVALLVCSLTTLAATVVFALLVPKSQFFAPKPVSLRATTQRLLTHLRNPLLLKLFVLAFTLMGGFVTVYNYLGYRLAAAPFELKPSVVGLLFLLYLVGTWTSVVAGRLADRRGRMLVLGGAMPITVTGLLMTLPDALPVIVVGTGVFTGGFFAAHAVASGWVGAVARSDRAEASALYLFSYYLGGSVAGGLGGLAYGVGGWRATVWSVGTLLILALLLVASLVRAAVPVRVS
- a CDS encoding LysR family transcriptional regulator: MADGDYEWFLTLAELQHVTAAAQQLHIAQPTLTRMLARLERRLGVRLFDRHGRRLSLSTYGRIFYEHARRAQLELDSARREIADLSNPAAGEIRLGFLRSFGSIVVPRLIAAFTQTSPRVTFTLEEGAAELINDRVLAGMIDVGVVSPRPKTATIAWRSLFRQRLGVAVPHDHRLTDAPTVSMADLADEPFVAMHPGYGMRQLLDELCAAAQFQPRIVLESANLSTTAGLVAAGLGISLTPIDGSERAPGVSVLRLVDADAYRDIGMIWDSARPLSRAARDFVASAATS
- a CDS encoding VOC family protein yields the protein MTEPKPIAVENFSHVCIGVSDMDRSLAFYTDVLGIDVVFDVELEGGGLDAVTGGAAQKGRMVGGLIGGAMVELLFLGDVPASPAGPHRGYTNISFRVADLDDTYQAVLHQHPAVRTEPIVDIGGVRMFFVYDPDDTPIEILELPGGARSTVELWRPGG
- a CDS encoding DNA-3-methyladenine glycosylase 2 family protein, which encodes MHDDFERCYRAVQSKDARFDGWFVTAVLTTRIYCRPSCPVRPPFARNVRFYPTAAAAQRAGFRACKRCRPDASPGSPEWNVRGDIVARAMRLIADGTVDRDGVGGLAAHLGYTTRQLERLLQAEVGAGPLALARAQRSQTARLLIETTDLPLGDVAFAAGFSSIRQFNDTVRLVFESTPTDLRKRAAARSGSLRAGVTSPGTVCLRLPVRTPFAYEGVFGHLAAGAVTGCEEVRDGAYRRSLRLPAGNAVVALTPAVDHVRCLLVLDDFRDLTTAIARCRRLLDLDADPEAIVDTLSRDPLLAPVVAKAPGQRIPRAVDEAELAVRAVLGQQVSTKAARTHVGRLVRAYGPEVHDPEGALTHAFPSIEQLAEIDPIHLAVPKSRQRTMTALVAGLLDGSVVLDAGSDWDGARSQLLALPGVGPWTAEVIAMRGLGDPDAFPVSDLGLQLAAKELGLPTNQRKLIEHSAHWRPWRSYATQHLWTTLEHPVNHWPPQEAA
- a CDS encoding methylated-DNA--[protein]-cysteine S-methyltransferase, with amino-acid sequence MIQYRTIDSPIGLLTLAGRGSVLTNLRMVDQTYEPSRAGWSPDPGAFGAAVEQLMSYFAGDLTTFDIELELRGTEFQRRVWTALLTIPYGETRSYGEIAEQIGAPGAARAVGLANGHNPIAIVVPCHRVIGANGSLTGFGGGLGRKRTLLELENQRSTLTLFD
- the murA gene encoding UDP-N-acetylglucosamine 1-carboxyvinyltransferase, which encodes MAERFVVTGGNRLSGEVAVGGAKNSVLKLMAATLLAEGTSTITNCPDILDVPLMAEVLRGLGATVELDGDVARITSPDEPKYDADFAAVRQFRASVCVLGPLVGRCKRAKVALPGGDAIGSRPLDMHQAGLRQLGATCNIEHGCVVAHADALRGAEIQLEFPSVGATENILMAAVVAEGVTTIHNAAREPDVVDLCTMLNQMGAQIVGAGSPTMTITGVPRLYPTEHRVIGDRIVAATWGIAAAITRGDISISGIDPAHLQVVLHKLHDAGATVTQTDNSFRVTQYERPKAMNVATLPFPGFPTDLQPMAIALASIADGTSMITENVFEARFRFVEEMIRLGADARTDGHHAVVRGLPQLSSAPVWCSDIRAGAGLVLAGLVADGDTEVHDVFHIDRGYPLFVENLAILGAEIERVQ